In Gordonia sp. SL306, the genomic window AGAGATATCTACTGTTGTCACTACTGTTGACACTCTCGTCAGACAGTGCAAGGCTCGGTCTCAGCTCAGGTGCGAGCCCGTCACCGCGAAGGAGTAGACGCATGCCCCAGCCCGACGCCCCCGTCTTCGACGCCGACTCTCACATGTACGAGACGGCGGAGGCGCTCACCAAGTACTTGCCGGAGCAGTACCGGCAAGCGGTGCAGTACGTCCAGATCGGGCGCCACACCCGTCTCGCGATCAACGGAACGATCACCGACTTCATCCCGAACCCGACCTTCGATCGCGTTGCCGCGCCCGGCGCCCACGAGAAGTTCTTCGCAGGCGAGAACGCGGAGGGTCTGACGCTGCGTGAGATGCAGGGGAAAGCGATCGAGGCGCCTGCCGCGACCCGCAATCCGGCGGACCGGGTCGTAGAACTCGATCGGCAAGGAGTGCGGGAGTGCCTCAACTACCCCACGCTCGCCAGCCTGGTCGAGCATTCCGCTGCCGACGATCCCGAACTGACGCTGGCGATCATCCACGCACTCAACCAGTGGATGCTCGAGCACTGGACGTATGCCTATCAGGATCGGGTGTTCTCGACGCCGATCATCAATTGCGCCGAGGTCGATGGCGCCCGGCGCGAACTCGAGTACATCCTCGACAACGGCGCAAAGGTCGCGCTCATCAAGCCTGCACCGGTCAAGGGCCTGCACGGGTGGCGATCGCCCGCCCTCCCCGAGTTCGACCCGTTCTGGCGGGACGTCGAGGCCTCCGGCCTCCCGAT contains:
- a CDS encoding amidohydrolase family protein, producing the protein MPQPDAPVFDADSHMYETAEALTKYLPEQYRQAVQYVQIGRHTRLAINGTITDFIPNPTFDRVAAPGAHEKFFAGENAEGLTLREMQGKAIEAPAATRNPADRVVELDRQGVRECLNYPTLASLVEHSAADDPELTLAIIHALNQWMLEHWTYAYQDRVFSTPIINCAEVDGARRELEYILDNGAKVALIKPAPVKGLHGWRSPALPEFDPFWRDVEASGLPIVLHASQPPLDEYVNKWEPPNTKNFMAMSSFRWLALGHREISDMIGSLICHGTLTRFPDLRIASVENGSSWIHPLFHDLTDLTRKMPQNFPEDPLDVFRRNIWVSPFWEGSVADVVETVGWDKVMFGSDYPHPEGLPEPKGFWKYAEGMDDRRTWDFMGDNARRFMGLPIANPDPDAAHPPEFATA